In the Sandaracinus amylolyticus genome, GACCGCGACGAGCGCGCGACGGATCAGCTCGCCGATGCCGAGCGCATCGCGCTTGGCCACGCCCTGCTCGAGCGTGTCGAAGACCTCTCCGTCGTAGAGGTCGGGCGTGGTGACGGTGTGGCCCGCAGCGCGCAGCCGATCGGCGAAGCGCGTGATGGCAGGACGAAGACCGAGGGCGGAGTGGAAGACGACGATGTGACTCATGAGGAGCATCGTGGCGTGCGCGATGGCACCGTCATGTCACCGTTGTCGCCGTGAACCGTACGGATCGCCTTTATGCGCTCGCCGAAGAGCTCCGCCGGCAGGGCCGCAGCTCGACCTGGCTCGCCGAGCGCTTCGAGGTCTCGAGCCGCACCATCAAGCGCGACATCGCCGCGCTCGTCGAAGCGGGCGTGCCGGTGATCGCCGACGAGGGGCGCGGTGGTGGTTATCGGCTCGCGCGCTCGGCGAACCTGCCACCGCTCACGTTCACCGCGGGCGAGGCGACGGCGATCGCGATCGCGCTCGCGGCCGAGCCCGACGCGCCGTTCCGCGCCGAGGGTCGCGCTGCGCTCACCAAGGTCCTCGGCGCGATGACGCGCGAGCAGCGCATCGATGCGAAGGCGCTCGCGGGGCGCGTGTGGATGCGCGGGCCCGCGACGGCGGTGCGCGATCGCAGCGCGCGCGTGCTCGACGAGGCGCTGCGGCTCGGGCGCGTGGTGAACGTCGCGTACGACGACAGCGAGGAGGGCCTGCACGATCACGTGGTCGAGCCGCTCGCGTTCGCGCGCACCCACGGGCACTGGTGGCTGCTCGCGTGGTGTCGGACGCGCGAGGCCGGGCGCTGGCTCCGGCTCGATCGGGTGCGTGGCGCGCGGCTCACGCGCGAGCGTGCGACGATGGATCGTCCGCTCGATCGCGTGTTCGGCGAGCCACCTCCCGATGCGGGCCCGGTGCGCCTCGAGTGATCGTCGCGTATGGTCGGCGCCCTGGAGGCCTACGACATGTCGATCTTCTCGAGCTCCGTTCTCTCGCGCGCTGCGCTCTTCGTCTCGATCCTCGCAGCCGGCTGCGGCGGCGGCTCGTCCGAGCCCGCGCAGCAAGAGCAGACCGAGACCGCCGGTGCCGAGGAGGAGTCGATGACGCTCGATGCGTTCGTCGGCGAGCTCGCGCGTCAGGCGGGCCCCGCGCTCTGCGGCACCGAGGACGCGCCGCTGCGCGAGTGCTTCATGGTCGACGAGTCGGAGTGCGGTCAGCTCTTCAATCTCGCGATGACCGAGTGCGGCAACCAGCTCCGCAGCGAGCTGCCCGCGACCGTCGACGCGTCGAACGCCGACGCGACCGCGACCTCGATCTCGCAGTGCGCGGGCACCGCGTACCGCATGGGCCTCGAGCAGAACGGCCGCGTTCGCGCCGAGTGCCAGCAGCAGCCCGCGCAGTGATCACCACTCGACGTCGAAGGTGCAGCGCTGCTTCGCACCTTCGATCGTCGTCGAGCGCACGGTGATCCGCGGGATCGGCGCGTCGTGCGAGCGCATCGTGCCGATCACGATGCCTTTGAAGACGCTCGGGTACATCGGGACGGGCTCGGCCAGCGCGCGCCACACCGCGCTGCTCGGGCCCGTGATCTCGAGCGCGTGTTGGTTGCCCTGCACCGAGAGGCTGTACGCCTCGACGAGGCGCCCGAGGATCCCCGCGGGATCGCTGCCCATCAGCACCGACATCGTGCGGCCCACGATGCTCTCGCGGAACACCGGATAGAACGTCTCCGCGATCGCCTGCATCGCGTCGGGCAGCGCGCGTCCCGGATGCAGCAGCGGCGCTGCGTAGAAGAAGAGCTTGTAGAAGTCGCGGTGCGGATAGAGCGTGAACGAGTGCGTCGCGCGCGGGATCTCCGCCTCCGCGACGATGCGCGCGGCCACGCTCGGACCGACCTGCGCGCGCAGCGCCTTCACGAGCCCGTCGAAGAACATCCCGCGCGACTGGATGTCGCTCGGGAAGTCGAGCAGCGCCTTCACGATGAGCGCGCGATCGCCGGGCGACACCTCGATGCGCCGCGTGAACGCCTCGACGTCGCTCGGCGAGATCGCGCCCCGTCCCCAAGTCATCGACATCGCGTCACCCGCATCGGTGGAAGAGGTTCGGTCGACCCTGCCGATATCGCCACTGGTCGACGACCTTGAAAGGCACGAAGCACGCGGGCTCGTCGAGTGGCCACACCCCGCAGCGCGGACCGGGCGACGCGATCGCATCGAGCACGTGGTTCGTCGCGCGGCGCGCCGCTTCGTTCGCGGCCTCCATCGTCGCGAGATCGGTGTGGGTGCGGACGTAGTCGGACGCGAGGAAGAAGTTGGGGATGCGCGTCTTCGACTCCGGTCGATCGCGCCACGAGTCGATCGTGTTCACGAGGAGCGGCTCGAGGTTCTCGACCGTGTTCGGGTTGGGCCAGACGATCGAGTCGTCGAGGAACCACGAGCGCATCGACCCCGAGAGACGGCTCGCCACCTCGGGGCTGAACGAGCGCAGCACTTGCGCCCACACCTCGTCCTTCACTTCGTCCTTCGTCGCCAGCTCCTTCGCCGGCTTGTGGAAGAGGATCCCCGGCGTCTCCCAGTCCGACACGTCGACCGAGAGCACGCCGCGGATCGTTCCGTCGCCGTAGCCCGAGAGCGATCGACGCCAGAACTGCGCCTGCGAGATCGACGTGAGCGCCCACGGCGAGTCCGCGTAGATCGTGTGGCCGTGCACCAGCGGCACGTCGTCGGCGAGGAAGAACTGGATGCCGTTCATCCACTCGGTCCGCAGGCGCCGCAGCAGATCGAGGCCGGGATCGAGCGAGATCATCGCGGGCGTGAGCAGCGCGACCATGCGCTCGACCGGCAAGCACGAGACGTAGTAGTCGCCGGTCGCGGTGAACGTCGTGCCGTCGCTGCGCTCGATGGTCACGCCCGAGATCCCGCCGCCCGCGACGTCGATGCCGACGATCTCGTGCTCGGTGTGATAAGCGACGCCGAGCGACGTCAGATGCGCGCGCCACGGCTCGAGCCACACCTCGCTCGTCGGGCCGCTGAGCAGGCGATCGAGCGTGCCCTCGGGCTCCATCAGATCGAGCAGCAGCTGGATCAGGATCGCACCGACGGTGCGCGTGCTGCCCTCTTCGGCGCGCATCGCGACGAGCGATCGCGTCAGGCCGATCACGAGGTACGTGCGGTACGGCAGCGACATGCGCGCGGCCTCGGTGAAGTCCCACCACGCGATCTTCTCGAGCTCGCCGAGGCGCCGCTCGTCGCAGCTCGTGAGGAGCTCGAGGATGCGGATCGCGAAGAAGATCGCCTCGCGCGGAGGGATGCCGAGGCGCGCCTCGAGGACCGCGCGGATCGCCTGGTACCACTCGTCGAGCGAGCGCGGGAAGCGCGCGACGAGCACCGGATCGTCACCGTGATCGCGCGCGATCTGGAAGCGCGTGGCCTGCACGAGGTTGTCCGCGACGCCGTTCACGTTCCCGGGGAACGGGATGCGCCGCATCGTGTCGGGCAGGTGGCGATAGAAGCCGGGGAAGAAACGGAAGCCGTGCTCGCCTGGCAGGTCGTGACGGCCACCGGTGCCCGAGCCGGGCACCCAGATGCTGCGCGCCTTGCCGCCGGCGATCGCGCGCATCTCGTGCACCTCGACGTCGAGACCGCGCTCCGCGAGCTCGTGCGCTGCGCTCATCCCCGCGACCCCGCCCCCGAGGATCACGACCTTCGTCATCGAGCGTCCTTGTCGCCTCGAACGGGGTCGCCACGCAAGGGGCGCTGACGAGATCGAGATGGAGATGCAATCGAGTTGCGAAAGGAACCGGCTTGCGATAGATCCGCCCCGCTTTGCGGTTTCGAGCGAGAGAGGTCGGCGCGATCGCGGTCGCGATCGGCGTGGGGTGCGCGACGGCGCTGGCGTCCGTGCCGGCGTTCGCGCAGGACGCGGGCGACGTCGATGCGGGCGTGCAGCCACCGCCCGTCGAGGCAGAGCCGCCGGTCGAGGAAGCGCCGGTCGACGAAGCGCCGGGTGAGGAAGCACCGGCAGCGGCGACCCCGCCGCGCCTGATCTCGGCGCCCGATCCCCACTATCCCGAGTCGCACGCGACGATCGGGATCGAGCCCACCGTGCATCTGCACGTGACGGTCGAGATCGACGGCTCGGTGAGCGACGTGCACGTCGAGCATCCTGGCGATCCCGAGTTCGATCAGGCGGCGATCGACGCGGTCACCTCGTGGCGCTTCGAGCCCGCACGACGGGGCGACACCGCGGTGCGCAGCCGCACCCGTCTCGCGGTCCGCTTCCACGCGCCCGATCCCACGACCCGGGTCGCGGAGCCCGATCCTCACGCCGGCGATCCCCACGGGCACGAGCACGACGAGCACCATCCGCCGGAGCCCGAGCCCGTCGCGCCCGAGCCCGAGGTCGCGCCGCCGCACTTCGAGGCCCGCGCGGTCAGCGATCCGCTCGAGGAGTCGCGCCGTCCCCGCGCTGCGAGCCAGTACCGCATCGGGCGCGACGTGCTCGAGGCCGCGCCCCATCGCGACGGTGCGGACATGCTGAACACCGCGCCCGGCGTGTACGTCGCGCGGCCCGAGGGCGATGCGGTCGCGCAGCAGATCTTCCTGCGCGGGTTCGACGCGGAGCACGGGCAGGACATCGAGCTCACGATGGGCGGAGTCCCGCTCAACCTGCCCTCGCACATCCATGGCCAGGGTTATGCCGATCTCGGGTTCGTGATCCCCGAGGTGGTGCGGGGACTGCGCGTCACCGAGGGTGTCTACGATCCTCGGCAGGGTGATTTCGCGACTGCGGGATCGATCGACTTCGATCTCGGTGTCGCGCGGCGCGGCATCCAATTCCGCACCAGCTACGGCTCGTTCGACACGTTCCGCGCATTGATCCTCTGGGCGCCCGAGGGCGAGCGCGAGGAGACGTTCGGCGCGGCGCAATATCGACGCACCAGCGGCTTCGGTCGCAATCGAGCGGGCCAGTCGGGGGGCGCGCTCGCACAGGTGGTGTTCGGAGAAGGCGCGATCCGTGGGCGCGTGCACGGCTCGATCTGGGCGGCGCGCACTGCGATCGCGGGGATCCTTCGGCGCGACGACGTCGAGGCCGGGAACGTGGATTTCCTGGGCGTGTACGACGATCCGAGCGCGCTCGCGCAGTCGGGGCTCGCGGCGCGCGCCCACGTCGCGGGCTCGATCGAGATGCGCGGAGAGCGGGGCTCGTTCGGCGAGCTCGGCGCGTGGCTGCAGTGGCACGACTTCCGACTGCAGGCGAACTACACCGGATACACCGAGCGCTCGGAATTCGAGCCGGAGTGGGTGGGGCGCGGTGATCTGATCGAGCAGCGCAACGAAGTGCTCGCGCTCGGACTGCGCGGTCGATATCGCTCTCCGCTCTATCAGCCGTTCGAGTGGGCCCGTGGGTTCGTCGAGGTGGGACTCACGGGGCGCATCGACTCGATCGGTCAGCAGCAGAACCTGATCGAAGCCCCGCAGAACCAGACCTGGGATCGCCGCGTCGACGCCGACGTCCGCGCGCTCGACGTGGGCGGCTACTTCGATCTCGACTGGTGCATCTCCGACTACGTGCACCTGCGCGGCGGTGCGCGCGCCGACGTGCTGTTCTACGACGTCGACGATCGCCTGGGGAACTTCATCCCGGCGTTCCGTCGCGAGACGTACATCATCGGGTTCCGCCGCAGCGCGTTCGGGGTCGCAGCGGGCCCGCGCGCCGCGATCGAGGTCACGCCCTTCGGCGTGGATCACGATCTCGTGCTCTCGATCGCGTACGGCGAGGGATATCGCTCGCCGCAGGCGCGACAGCTGCAGGACGGAGAGGGCGCGCCCTTCGCGAAGGTGCGCTCCGGCGACGTGGGCGCGCGCATGGTGCTCGGCGACCACGATCAGGTGCGGATCCACGCGTCGGGCTACCTGACGAACGTGAGCGACGACACCGCGTTCGATCCGCGTGAAGGGCGGCTCGAGCGGCTCGGTCCGACGACGCGCATCGGCGGTGCGCTGTGGGTCGAGGCGCGGCCCTGGTCGTTCCTCACCAGCGCGCTCTCGGTGACCTACGTGCACGCGACGCTCGACGCGCCGCCTCCGCCGTCGATCGAAGATCCCGCGCCGCCTTACGAAGAGGGCCAGTCGCTGCCCTACGTGCCGCCGGTGGTGGTGCGCGCGGATCTCTCGGTCGGAGAGCGGTTGTTCGACATCGACGGGATTCCGCTGTCGGGGCGCGTCGGGCTCGGATTCTCGTTCTTGTCGCCGCGACCGCTGCCCTACGGACAAGAAGCGGACGCGATCGGGCTGCTCGATGCATCGGTGTCGGTGCGGTGGAGCGCGCTCGATCTGAGCGTCGAGGTGCTCAATCTGACCGACTCGCGATATGCGTCGGTCGAGTACTCGTATGCATCGAATTGGGATCGCGACTCGGTCGCGTCGCGCATTCCGGCGCGCCATTTCGCGGCCGGCGCGCCGCTCACGGTGAACGTCGTGCTGGGAGTGACGCTGTGACGCGCGGGTGGATCGCAGCCGCGATGATCGTTCTGGCGGGATGCGCCGAGACCGGGCGCGAGTACGTCGAAGTGCCGCTCTTCGTGGCGGGCGGAGAGTCGTCGTTCTCGTCGGAGGGATGGACGCTCACGCTGACGCGCGCCGACGTCGCGTTCGGACCGCTCTATCTGTGCAGCACCGAGAGCGCGTCACCCGAGCACTGCGAGTCGGCGATCCTCGAGCTGACGTCGGCGGTGACGATCGACGGAGTGGATCCCTCGCTGCAGTCGGTGGGGAACACGTTCGGGATCACCGGCACTGCTCGCTCGGGGATGTGGGACTACGGGATCTCGTGGCTGCCGACCGAGACCCGCGCGCGTCCGCTCGAGGGCGCGGTGGACGGCGAGAGCTCGGCGCGCTTCGTCGCGCAGGTGACGCACGAGGACGGTCGCGCGTTCGAGGTGCAGGCGGATCTCGCGATCGCGCCGAGCACCCGCGGGGTGATCGTGGTGCGCGGACGTCGCGTCGAGGAGCACGAGATCACGTCGAGCGACGACGCGCTCACGGTGCGCGTCGATCCGATCGCGTGGTGGCAGCGCGTCGATCTCGATCGGCTCGCGGCGCGCGCCGCGGAGGGTGAGGACCCGGTGGTGCTCACACCGGACGATGCGGACTACGAGGCGCTCGTGCTCGCGATGACCGCGGGTGAGCTGCCTGCGCTCTCGTGGGGAGCGCCCGAATGACGAAAGGACTCTCGATGATGCGTGCGCGGATGATCTTCACACTCTCGACGCTCGCGGGTCTCGCGGCGTGCGGCGACGACGGGCTCTCGACGGGCGCGCTGCAGGCGCAGCTCGCCGCCGAAGAGACGATCACCGACGGAATTCCGGCGGGCGAGGGAGACGACGTGATCGTCGACGGATGGAGCGTGACCTTCGACAAGTACGTCGTGGCGATCGGCGACATCGAGGTCGAGGGCGGCGGCGACGGGCACTTCCACGCGGAGGGCGCGACCGTCGTCGATCTCGCGCAGCTCCCCGAGGGTGGCCTGCCGCTCGCGACGTTCGAGGACATGCCGACGGGGCTGTGGCCCGAGGTGTTCTATTCGACGCCGGCGGCGACGGCCGAGGCGACCCGTGATGCATCGGTGTCGCAGACCGACTTCGATCGCATGGTCGCGGGCGGATGCACGTATCTGATCGTCGGCACGATCACCAATCCGAGCGGACAGCGCTGCATCCGCGGCGACGACACGATGTGCACGAGCGCGACCGAGATCGACTTCGATCTCTGCGTCCCGGCGCCCACCGTGTTCGGCCCCTGCGAGAGCGACACCGGCATCGAAGGTGTGGTCGTCGCCGAGGGCACGACGACGGCCGTGACCTTCACGATCCACGGCGATCACCTGTTCTTCAACGGCTTCCCGATGGGCGCCGAAGCAGTGGTCGAGCGTCGCGCGCAGTGGCTCGCCGACAGCGACGTCGACGCCGACGGCACCGTCACCCAGAGCGACCTCGAGAGCATCGGCGCGAGCGATCTCGGCCAGCTCCTCGCCGGCTACGAGCTCGGCGGCGCCCCCGTCGTCGACGCATCGAGCCCGTCGATCGACACGGCGTGGGAGTACCTCCAGGCGCAGCTCAAGACGCAGGGCCACTTCCAAGGCGAAGGCGAGTGCCTCTGGGACGGCATGGGCCACGAGCACGAGTGACCCGTGGAGGACCGACCACCGAGGGCCGCAGAGGACCACAGAGAAGAACCGTCTCTTCTCCGATCTCTGCGGCTCTCTGCGGCCCTCTGCGGTGAATTCTCATTCCCCGCCGAAGTCGACGCGCGGCACTTCGCGAGCGCCAACGTCCGCCTCGAAGTACTCGCGCCTCGGGAATCCGAACATCCCTGCGAACAGGTTCGTCGGGAACGTCGAGATCCGAGCGTTGTAGTCGCGCACCGTCTCGTTGTAGCGGCGTCGCTCCACGGCGATTCGATTCTCGGTGCCTGCGAGCTCGTCCTGCAGTCGCGTGAACTGCTCGCTCGCGCGCAATTGCGGGTAATTCTCCGCGATCGCCAGCAGTCGACCGAGCGCCGAGTCGAGGGCCTGGCTCGCCTCCGCCGCTTCCTCGGGGCCCCGTGCGCCGAGCAGTCGACTGCGCGCGTCCGCGACCTGCGTGAAGATCTCGCGCTCGTGCGACGCGTAGCCGCGCACCGTCTCGACGAGGTTCGGGATCAGATCGGCGCGCCGCTGCAGCACGTTGTCGACCTGCGCCCACGACGCGTCGACGCCTTCACGCGCCTGCACGAGCCCGTTGTACTGGCCCACGCCCATCGCCGCGATGCCCAGCACGAGCAGCACCACGACGCCGACGACGATCCACGTTCTGCTCATCACGCTTCCCCTCCCGCGGCGACCACGAGCTGGTCGATGCGCACGACCATCTCCGCGATCTCGCGGTGATAACGTCCATAGACGACGCTCGCGTCGAGCGTCGGTGAGCCCTCGCTCGCGATGCGCGCGACCTCGTCGAAGGGCGCGACCTCGAGGCCCAGCTTCGCGCAGAGCGCGCGCGTCACCTCGCCGTCGTGCACCGGCACTGGCTCGCCGAGCAGGTGCAGACAGCCGCGCCACACCGGCGCGAAGCTCACGTACGACGCCGCGAGCAGCTGGCGCAGCGGCTTCGCCACGCCGCGCGCTTCGACGAATCCCTCGCGGAGTCGCATCAGCTTCTCGCGCAGATCGCGCTCGCACTGGATGCGCAGGTGCGCGCGATCGACCTCGAGCCCGACGACGGGATCGCTGCCGTGCAGCACGCGGTGGTGGCGCTGGATGTCGAAGAGCTCGATCGGGAAGACGTCGAGCGAGTCGCGGATCAGCGCGCGCGTGAAGAAGCGCGGCCACGGCTGGTCCTGGGTGATCCACCAGTGCACCGGGTCGTGCAGCAGCGAGAGCGTCGCGGGCTCGAGATCGCCGAGCACGATCATCAGGTGCAGCGGGCTCACCGCGCGATAGCTGTCCCCGTGAGCCTCGGGCCCGTAGAGCACGACGCTCTCGAGGTTCGGACCGAGCGCCTTCGTGAGGCGCGACACCATCTGCGTGAGGAGCACGTCTCGTCGCATCGTCGTCCCTCAGAACCCGCGGCCCGCGCCGCCTCCGCCGAACCCGCCACCACCGCCGCCGAACCCGCCGCCGCCACCCCCGCCGCCGAATCCTCCGCCCCCGCGATGACCCCCGCGCGAGCTCAGCAGCATGAGCATGAGCAAGCGCGGATGACGGATCGCGAGATAGAGGAAGACGATCCCGATCAGCGCCCAGAGCACGAGCTGCATCGGCCCCGGTGCTTCGGCCGCGGGACGCGCGCTCGGCGCCACGGCGCCGGTGAGCGTCACGCCGTACTCCTGCGCGGCGATCGCGGCGAGCGCGAGATCGAGGCGCAACAGGCCCTCTCCGAATCGATTGGCACGCAGGTACGGGATCGCGTGCTCGTCGATCAGCGCGCCCACTCGACCATCGGGCAGAAAGCCCTCGGTGCCGTACCCGGTCGCGACGAAGATGCGGCGATCGTCCCGCGAGAACGCGATGACGAGCCCGCGATCGCGCCCCTCGCCGCCGATGCCCCAGGTGTGCCCGAGCCGCACCGCGAGCTCGTCGATCGTCTCGTCCTGCAGCGCCGGCACCGTGATCACCACGATCGCGACGCCGGCCTTCGCGTAGAGCTCGTGATTGACCTGCTCGATCACCCGCTCGCGCTCGGGGTCGATCACCTCGGCCAGATCGTAGACCGCGCGATCGGTGCGCGGCGGCAGCGGGGTCTGCGCGTGCGCGACGCTCGCGCCGAGCGCCCACACCGCGAGGATCGCGAAGAAGGCGCGCAGTGGACGATCGTGTCGCTCGGCCTTCATCCCGGTCCTGGCCACGTAACCACTACTCCGGACCTGGCCAACTCTCGTTGTACGAGACTGGCGTTCCCCTGCGCGGGGCTCCAGGTTCTGCACCCGAAATGCAACTCGACGATCGTTTCGTGCGCGAGCTCCCCGGTGACGTCGACGGCGCCCCGCGCCCGCGCCAGGTGCGCGGCGCTGCGTGGTCCAAGGTGTCGCCCACGCCGGTCGCGAAGCCGCGCTTGATGGTCGCAGTGCCCGAGGTCGCGGCGCTCCTCGATCTCACGACGGCCGATCTCGAGTCTCCCGAGATGGTCGAGGTGCTCGCGGGCAATCGCGTGCTGCCCGGGATGCAGCCCTACGCCGCGTGTTACGGCGGGCACCAATTCGGGCACTGGGCGGGACAGCTCGGCGACGGTCGCGCGATCACGCTCGGCGAGGTGATCAACACGCGCGGCGAGCGCTGGGAGATGCAGCTCAAGGGCGCAGGTCGCACGCCCTATTCGCGCACTGCGGACGGTCGCGCGGTGATGCGCTCGTCGGTGCGCGAGCTCGTGTGCAGCGAGGCGATGTTCCACCTCGGCGTGCCCACCACGCGCGCGCTCTCGCTCGTCGCGACCGGCGAGGACGTGATCCGCGACGTGATGTACAGCGGCGATCCGCGCCCCGAGCCGGGCGCGATCGTGTGCCGTGTCGCGCCCTCGTTCCTGCGCTTCGGCAACTTCGAGATCTTCGCGTCGCGCGACGAGATCGATCTGCTGCGCGCGCTCGCCGATCACACGATCCGCACGCACTTTCCTCAGCTGATGGCGCCGCATCTCGGCGCGCCCTCGCGCGAGACCTACGGCGCGTGGCTCGCCGAGGTGTCGCGGCGCA is a window encoding:
- a CDS encoding hydroxysqualene dehydroxylase; translated protein: MTKVVILGGGVAGMSAAHELAERGLDVEVHEMRAIAGGKARSIWVPGSGTGGRHDLPGEHGFRFFPGFYRHLPDTMRRIPFPGNVNGVADNLVQATRFQIARDHGDDPVLVARFPRSLDEWYQAIRAVLEARLGIPPREAIFFAIRILELLTSCDERRLGELEKIAWWDFTEAARMSLPYRTYLVIGLTRSLVAMRAEEGSTRTVGAILIQLLLDLMEPEGTLDRLLSGPTSEVWLEPWRAHLTSLGVAYHTEHEIVGIDVAGGGISGVTIERSDGTTFTATGDYYVSCLPVERMVALLTPAMISLDPGLDLLRRLRTEWMNGIQFFLADDVPLVHGHTIYADSPWALTSISQAQFWRRSLSGYGDGTIRGVLSVDVSDWETPGILFHKPAKELATKDEVKDEVWAQVLRSFSPEVASRLSGSMRSWFLDDSIVWPNPNTVENLEPLLVNTIDSWRDRPESKTRIPNFFLASDYVRTHTDLATMEAANEAARRATNHVLDAIASPGPRCGVWPLDEPACFVPFKVVDQWRYRQGRPNLFHRCG
- a CDS encoding TonB-dependent receptor domain-containing protein; this translates as MRFRAREVGAIAVAIGVGCATALASVPAFAQDAGDVDAGVQPPPVEAEPPVEEAPVDEAPGEEAPAAATPPRLISAPDPHYPESHATIGIEPTVHLHVTVEIDGSVSDVHVEHPGDPEFDQAAIDAVTSWRFEPARRGDTAVRSRTRLAVRFHAPDPTTRVAEPDPHAGDPHGHEHDEHHPPEPEPVAPEPEVAPPHFEARAVSDPLEESRRPRAASQYRIGRDVLEAAPHRDGADMLNTAPGVYVARPEGDAVAQQIFLRGFDAEHGQDIELTMGGVPLNLPSHIHGQGYADLGFVIPEVVRGLRVTEGVYDPRQGDFATAGSIDFDLGVARRGIQFRTSYGSFDTFRALILWAPEGEREETFGAAQYRRTSGFGRNRAGQSGGALAQVVFGEGAIRGRVHGSIWAARTAIAGILRRDDVEAGNVDFLGVYDDPSALAQSGLAARAHVAGSIEMRGERGSFGELGAWLQWHDFRLQANYTGYTERSEFEPEWVGRGDLIEQRNEVLALGLRGRYRSPLYQPFEWARGFVEVGLTGRIDSIGQQQNLIEAPQNQTWDRRVDADVRALDVGGYFDLDWCISDYVHLRGGARADVLFYDVDDRLGNFIPAFRRETYIIGFRRSAFGVAAGPRAAIEVTPFGVDHDLVLSIAYGEGYRSPQARQLQDGEGAPFAKVRSGDVGARMVLGDHDQVRIHASGYLTNVSDDTAFDPREGRLERLGPTTRIGGALWVEARPWSFLTSALSVTYVHATLDAPPPPSIEDPAPPYEEGQSLPYVPPVVVRADLSVGERLFDIDGIPLSGRVGLGFSFLSPRPLPYGQEADAIGLLDASVSVRWSALDLSVEVLNLTDSRYASVEYSYASNWDRDSVASRIPARHFAAGAPLTVNVVLGVTL
- a CDS encoding TPM domain-containing protein; the encoded protein is MARTGMKAERHDRPLRAFFAILAVWALGASVAHAQTPLPPRTDRAVYDLAEVIDPERERVIEQVNHELYAKAGVAIVVITVPALQDETIDELAVRLGHTWGIGGEGRDRGLVIAFSRDDRRIFVATGYGTEGFLPDGRVGALIDEHAIPYLRANRFGEGLLRLDLALAAIAAQEYGVTLTGAVAPSARPAAEAPGPMQLVLWALIGIVFLYLAIRHPRLLMLMLLSSRGGHRGGGGFGGGGGGGGFGGGGGGFGGGGAGRGF
- a CDS encoding DUF2378 family protein — translated: MSMTWGRGAISPSDVEAFTRRIEVSPGDRALIVKALLDFPSDIQSRGMFFDGLVKALRAQVGPSVAARIVAEAEIPRATHSFTLYPHRDFYKLFFYAAPLLHPGRALPDAMQAIAETFYPVFRESIVGRTMSVLMGSDPAGILGRLVEAYSLSVQGNQHALEITGPSSAVWRALAEPVPMYPSVFKGIVIGTMRSHDAPIPRITVRSTTIEGAKQRCTFDVEW
- a CDS encoding helix-turn-helix transcriptional regulator produces the protein MNRTDRLYALAEELRRQGRSSTWLAERFEVSSRTIKRDIAALVEAGVPVIADEGRGGGYRLARSANLPPLTFTAGEATAIAIALAAEPDAPFRAEGRAALTKVLGAMTREQRIDAKALAGRVWMRGPATAVRDRSARVLDEALRLGRVVNVAYDDSEEGLHDHVVEPLAFARTHGHWWLLAWCRTREAGRWLRLDRVRGARLTRERATMDRPLDRVFGEPPPDAGPVRLE
- a CDS encoding LemA family protein, which codes for MSRTWIVVGVVVLLVLGIAAMGVGQYNGLVQAREGVDASWAQVDNVLQRRADLIPNLVETVRGYASHEREIFTQVADARSRLLGARGPEEAAEASQALDSALGRLLAIAENYPQLRASEQFTRLQDELAGTENRIAVERRRYNETVRDYNARISTFPTNLFAGMFGFPRREYFEADVGAREVPRVDFGGE